The sequence TTCCTCACGTTGCTGTCTGACCTGATCATCCAGATATGCCCGAGAAGCATCTATGGATTCGAACTGACGCTCCCAATTCACGAAACGATCGACCTGATCAGCGTGATAATCGGCAGTCACCTGCGCAGCTATGGGCAGATAGAAAAGGACCAAAAGACATTGAATAGACCGTATCATGGGTATTCAGGACTGCACACTTAACGCGACAAGGCGGTTCCACACATATATCGTGGAATAATTATTGAAACAAATTTCGCGTTAATGAGTACAATAGGTATACTTTTGAATCCGAATGACGCTAAGACGTTATCAAAATCTGAGCAAGATGACTAAGAAGATTTTCGCTTTTGCTGCTTTTGTTCTTTTCTGCATGGCCTTGACTTCATGCAGTAAATCCAAGTCTTGTGCTGCCTACAGTAAGGTGGACACAGTGAAGAGCGAGCAAGTAGAAAGCTGAGCCTAGATATAGGTGAACTCGACCTGCTGTTCGATATCGCTGGATAGACTCAGCGCCACCGGACAGTTTTTCGCTACCATTTCCAACACTTTCCGCTTATCCTCTGGAACTGAGGATGGCATTTCAATCTGAACACGGATCTTACCGATCCTCCTAGGACCATCCAACATGGTCTTCGTCACGTCACATCGTGCTCCTTGGATATCCAGACCCTGATCACGCGCTTTGATCCCCATGATCGTCAACATACATGCCCCTAGAGATGAGGCAGTTAGGTCGGTAGGAGAGAAATCTTCTCCTAGACCTTGATTATCGATAGGTGCATCCGAACGGATAACGCTGCCTGAGCGCAGATGTTCAAGCGAGCATCTGAGATCTCCATTATAAACGATTCTACTAGTCGCCATACATACTTTTTCGCCCAAATATCGTTGCATTTATAGTAGTTTTACAATTGATGAGGAACTCTCTATTTTTCTGTTCTTTTCTCATCCTCTGCATAGCCCTACAAGCCCCGCTCAAGGCTCAACAAACGGTCTATGACGAGGCCACTGTGCTGTTCACCAAAAGCCTGCAAGGAGGAGTGCATGTTCATCCAAGGGGCTGGGGTGTCAATTTCGCCTACGGGGATATTCAAACAGTAGATCGGACCGTGCTTTACGGTATCGAGATATTGGGCATGAAACACTCCAAAGAGGTCAAACAATTCAATGCCTTCTACGAGGACGCCAAAGGATATGCCTATGGAAAACTCAATGCATTCTATGTCGTGCGCCCGACCATCAGCATCAAGAAGGTGCTGACCGAGAAATACCGAAAGAGTGGTGTGGAAGTCTCACTGAGAACGGGAATAGGACCTTCGATAGGATTCACCAAGCCCATTTATCTGGAGATCATACGACCCATCGATCAGAATCGCTTCACCTTGCGAACGGAGAAATACGACCCCGATCTGCATGGGGTCAATAATATTTACGGCAAGGCCTCTGCCTTGCAGGGATTCGATGAGTTGAAGATCTGGCCTGGAGTCCATGTACGAAGCAGTCTTTATTTCGAACTCTCTCCCTACCAAAGTCAGTTAAAAGGCATCGAAGTAGGTACAGCGCTGGATGGCTATCTGGAGAAAGTGCCTCTGATGGCATTCGAGGAGAACAATCAGTTCTTCTTCAGTTTCTTCATCAATCTTTTCATAGGTAAGAAATTCAATAGGAGCATCACCGAATGAGTGAAGTCACTACTACGACCAAGCCAAAGAAGCGAAAGCCCGATTGGCTGCGCGTGAAGCTACCCACCGGGGAGAACTTCAAAAAGGTGCGCAAACTTGTGGACGAACACGGTCTGCATACCATATGCCAGAGTGGGAACTGCCCCAATATGGGAGAATGTTGGGGAGCAGGTACTGCCACCTTCATGATCCTAGGGAACACCTGTACCCGATCATGTGGATTCTGCTCGGTAAGCACCGGACGACCTGATGATATAGACCCTTTCGAGCCGGCCAAAGTGGCCCGGTCCGTGCAACTTATGGAGGTCAAACACTGTGTGATCACCTCGGTAGACCGAGATGATCTCCCTGATGGAGGCTCCGAGATATGGGCCCGCACTGTAAGGGCCATTCGCAGGAAATCTCCCGGCACCACTATGGAAACACTCATACCTGATTTTGCAGGAAAATGGGAGAATCTGCAGCGGATCATCGATGTAGCTCCAGAGATCGTTTCCCATAATCTGGAGACGGTACGCAGACTGACTAAAGAGGTGCGCATCCAAGCAAAATATGACCGTAGCCTGGAGGTCTTGCGTAGATTGAAGCAAGGTGGAATGAAGACCAAATCCGGAGTGATGCTCGGTCTGGGCGAGAGCCGTGACGAAGTATTGGAGACCATGGAAGACCTCCGAGCGGTCAAATGCGATATTCTCACATTAGGACAATATCTTCAGCCTACCCCTGAACATCTACCCGTGGCAGAATTCATCACTCCTGAACAATTCGATGAATACCGTGAGATCGGTCTGAAAATGGGCTTTCGTTTTGTAGAGAGCGGTCCACTTGTCAGGAGTTCATACCATGCTGAGAAGCATGTATTCTGAACCGCATGTCCTAGAAATGAGATCAATGGATTTCATTGGTCGTGAGATGGCCTCAGAAAGGGCTCTGATCATGATAAATTCGTACATTGACGGCCGTTTTGAACGAGCGGACGATTTTAGAAAAAGAATCAATTTTATAAGATGAAGCGAACATTACCTATTCTACTCGCCCTTATAGTGGCCTCGGCCATTTGCACCTTGACCATCGAGAAAGCTGAACCCACTTACAAAGAGCGGGCTTCTCTCGATAGCCCTGCACTCTGGCAAGGAGCCAAAGAAGTGCGCTACAATCTTCTCAAGGACCCCACCACTGGTGAGATCGACTATCAGGCCATCTATGATGTGCAGAAGACTCTGGCCAAGATGACTCCGGACAGGAGCGCTAAGAATCTGGACGTGGAGTGGACCTCTGCCGGACCAAATAACGTGGGCGGACGTACACGCTCGGTCATTACCTATCAGGAAGACCCGACCCGTGTGCTCATGGGTGGTGTATCAGGAGGTATCTGGCGATCGGATAACTCTGGAGAGGAATGGTACCGTCTCGAATCATTCGATGATAATAATGTAGCAGTATCCTCGATAGCACGGACTACTAACGGGACCATCTATGTAGGTACCGGAAACCGATATGATACCTTCATCGGTAATGGATTGTACTACAGCACCGATGACGGAGCTTCATGGAGCATTGTTGAGGATTTCACGCCAAGTACAACTTTCAACACCGATCCATGGTCAGAAGTCAATAGACTGATGGCCGACCCCAATGATGATAACAAAGTGTGGATCGCCTATGGGGACGGATTGGCCACCTACGATGAGACCAATGGTTTTGAGTCCGTATTGGATGTCAATGGTCTGTACTGCTCTACTTTCGATGTTTCGGCTGATGGGCAACGCATTCTAGCGGTAGTAGCGAACCAGCTCTACCTATCGACAGATGGGGGTGCAAGCTTTGAAGACAGGATGTCAAATGACTTCGGGGACGTTCCTTCAGGGAATGTAGGTCGTATCGAAGTGGCTATCTCCAAAGACGACTCGGATTTCATGTACTGCGTAGTGGTGAATTCGGGTAGTTATATGAGAGGCTTCTACGGATCGACCGATGGAGGTGCTACTTGGTATGAACTCCACGGGGACAGCAACTCGGGTCAGTTACCCTTCTCGCCATTCTCCAATGAGATTCAAGGCCAAGGAATTTATGATTGTGCTCTGACGGTACAACCGGGCAATCCACAACGTGCCATCTTAGGTGGTATCCGCGTGTATGATGTGGAGCTTCAAAGTGTGAACCCACCATCCAGTCAATGGAGTCTGTTGAATGTCAATTTCACCAATGACGGAGGGGTCAACCCTCAGTACGTCCACTCGGATATCCACGAATTCCACTGGGATGCCAATGGCGTATTCTACATCGGATGTGATGGAGGTATCTTCAAGTCATTCAACAATGCTGGGACTTTCGTTTCATCCAATTATGAGAACCGTACGACTCAATTCTACGGAATTGATTTCAGCAATGATGGAGGTATTATCGGAGGAACCCAGGATAACGGTACACATGTCATATCCGGGTTCAACATCTCCAGCAATGATTCTGACCAAGCACTGGGAGGTGACGGCTTCGACTGTTTGATCTCCAAATTCCAAGACGGATTGGCCTTCGCCACCATTTATAATAACGATGTCTACCGCACTTTCGACAATGGTGTTACAGGGATCAACATCGTTACTCCGGCTGAGTATCCCGGTCCTTTCTGGACAATTATCGATCTATATGAGACTATCACGGAGGAAAATGCCACGGAGATCGTTCCATTCACAGCGGTGGATGACATCAGTGCTGGTGAGACCATCGATTACTTCAGCTTGAGTTATGATATGCCGCTGTCTACAGTAGCCAGTGAGAATATCGCTGCTGGAGAGACGGTCCTTCTACCGGACCCAGCCCAATCGATCTTCTGTGTAGGTGGTTTCGGAGGATTCCGCATGACGCGTGATGCGACCCGTAACACAGTGACGGCTGGAGATATACAGTGGGCGACTGTGAGCGGTCTATCTGGAACGGTGACCAGTTTCGAGTTCTCACCTGATGGGGACCACATGTACGTGGGAACTTCTGGCGGGCGTGTATACCGCATCTCAGGATTGAGAGATGCCTTTACTGCCTCGGATCTGCAGTCTGCAGGTACTTCTAATAGAACACAGATCTTCGCAGGTAGCGGTACCATCCAAGACATGGCTGTCGACCCAAACAATCCGAATAGACTGGCCATTGCTCGTCCTGGATACTCTACCATCGATCATATATTGATCAGTGAAACAGCGGCCACCGCTACTGATGATGATTCATTTGTCCCTGCATGGAACATGCCAGCTGGTCTGGAGCGTATGCCGGCCTACAGTGTTTCATTCGATGTCAACAATCCGGATAGGATCTACGCAGGAACCGAGTACGGTGTATGGGTTTCAGAAGACTTGGGAGCTACCTATGAGGAGTGCAATGGTGCCATGGGACGTGTTCCGGTATATGCTTTGGAACAGCAGACCATGACCACTGAGGATCTCGGACCACTTCCAGGAGTCGTACTCAATGAAGGAACATTGTATGCAGGTACCTTCGGTAAAGGCATCTACTACTTTGGGGACTACATTCTCAACGTAGATGATGTGGAAGGAGATGATATTCTCTCTGAGGTCACGCTCTATCCGAATCCGATGAACAATGAAGGTCAAGTACGTCTAGACCTCATGGAGGCATCGAATGTGACGATGGAGATCTATGATATCAATGGCAAGCAACTCGAGTCAATCCAGAAGGGGAAACTATCCCGTGGTGAACACCTCTTCAGATTCGATGTTTCGAATTTCGCAGAAGGGAACTACGTCCTGAGCATCTTGACAGATGGTAAGCGTCAGTCACGTGCATTCATCGTGACTCGATGATCGGGATACTTTCTTATAAATGAGATCAGAAAGGCCTTCGAAAGAGGGCCTTTCTTCATTTACGATCGTAAGTGAGGAGCTGTGTTTCCTCTCCGTTGAATACCGCGTAGGTGAAGTGAGATATCCAATCCCCCAGATTGATACAGGTAGCCCCTTGGGCCAGATCGATCTGCATGGGAAGATGCCTATGGCCATAGATGAAGTAATCAATGGAAGCATCTTGTTCCAAGATCTCATTGGAATGGATGATCAACCACTCTTTCTCTTCTCCCAGGAAAGCGAGATACTCCTCTGACTCGGCTGCACGACTCCTCTGTGAGAAGTATTGAGCAATGCGGATCCCTAAGTTGGGATGTATACGTGCAAAGAGCCATTGACACACCTTGTTGCGAAAGACGCTCTTGATGAATTTGTAGCCGTGATCCCCTGGACCTAAGCCATCTCCATGAGCAATGTAGAATTTCTTATCTCCGAAATTCCGTATCACCGGTCCATCCACGATCTGTACTCCGATCTCCTCTGGTAGGTAATCAAATAACCACATGTCGTGATTTCCCAGATACATGTAGACTGGAATTCCTCGGTCGCATAGCTCCGCCAGTTTACCCAATGTGCGGACAAATCCTTTTGGAACCGCTTTGCTGTATTCGAACCAGAAATCGAAGACATCGCCCACCAAGTGGATCTCCTCAGCATCCCGACCCACCTCATCCAACCACCGTACAAAAGCCCTCTCGCGCTCCAGAGAACTCGTAGTCCCATCTACACCTAGATGCAGATCGGAAGCGAAGTATATGTTCTTACCCGTGTTCATAGGGATAATCGATCGATCAAGTAACGGATATCTACGCGGTCCAAACGTAATTGAAATCTGATCGTCTCTATGTACTCTATCTCTTGGAAGTCATAATAGTCCGTAATGGATGATGAGGACAGAACCGGAAAGGAGATATCGAAGAAATCATCGATCAGGCTCAACCGTACACCGGCCTCGTAGAGCGACTCATTATCATTTGAAGTAGCATATACTCCATAATTCCCGAATATGGACACGGGAAAAGGAACCGGAAGATCTACTTCTCCATTGAGGGCAATCACCCAATCATCTGTAGTACCGAAAGGAGTACGATGGATGAATCCCCCTCGATTCCCTACCCATTGCTGAGCGACCAGATCCTCCATCTCACCTCTTGCTAGGAGCAAGTGATCATAGCGATAATCATCATAGGTACCATCTATCCGTCTAGAGGCGCCTTGACCGGCCAGTGATAAGGTAGCACCGAGCGGAGGGAATTCACGTGTCCACATCTTTGCTCCATAGAGTCTGAGTCGCCAGGCATTCTTGTTCTTGTCAAAGATCTGCTCTACAGAAAATTCCCCTGTGACCTTCTGATAGGCATCATGGAATTCGAGCATCAGACCGCCATCCGTGTCGGTCAGGCCCTGACTTCTACCATACGCATATCCCACTTCATTGAATACCAGCTCTGACGATTCAGTTGATTCTGACCCCGTGGACTCTTGGTAGATATAATGGAGTCGATAGAAGATATCGTGTGAAGCCTTATGACGGGCTGGGTCCTGATAGGTATAGGTGAATGAGGGCCTCAGTTTCAGATATCGATGTGATATGTCATCCTCCAAAGCTGATGTGAAGCGCTTCACCTGCAGACCCACCTCGAATCTATCGGGAGCAGTCTCAGTCGGATAAATCGTTAACCGTATGTTCCCAAGACCAGACAAGTCATCTTCACCAGTGCTATACATCGGGATAAGGGTCCATTCCAATGGCTTTGGGATAATCTCGAGATTGCTCAGATAACCGCCCAGCATGAGCTCATCGTGCGTATTCCACCCTAGAGCGGGTGCGTAGTACACTTTGGGTCTTCGGGACAGTCCAGTACCGATCACAGGTCTGAACTCGGGCATCGCCCATTTTTCCAGGATTCCAGAACTCCGAATGACATCATTCCTCCGCACAGATTGTAGCGATCGAGCATCCGGGTCGATGATGGCCCGATCGAAATCCTCCTTGCTGGATATCCTGAAGACCTCCCCCTCTCCCACTTGAGAATCCACTTGCTCACCGTCTTTGAAGAAGCCCACCCGGATAGGCCCGGTATATGCGGTCTTAGACCGCACACCGATGCTATTGTCCGCACGGTCATAGTCCGTCATGGCGTGGTCCGTCTTGATGACGGATTCGACCAAGGGCTGGAAGGAAGTACCCAATGATTCTCCGGTGCTCTCTTCTAAGCTCGATAGCAGATCCTGTGCATCGGGGTGTTTGAACTTCCATCGCTGGAAGTAGTCCTGCATGGCCTTATCAAAGCTCTCCTTACCCCAAATGGATTCCCAGTGGTCCATGAGCAATGCTCCTTTCATATAGACTATGGCACCATAGTTCAAAGGGGAGAATTCCAGACTGTGAGTGGCGAGTGCTTGGTCTTGGTGTCTGCAGGCCATCAATCGATAGGCAAATTGGGGCATGTCTTCACTTACCGTTCCCAATAGGTCAGCCCAGCCCTTCTCTGGATCGGGATATTTCTCCTTGAAATATCGTTGCTCATAATAGCTGTTGATACCTTCATCCATCCAAGCCTCAGTGCGCTCATTGCTTGCAAGAATCCCGTAGAACCAGTTGTGCCCGATCTCATGTACGATGACCTGTTCCAAGCGCTTCGCATCCGATGTGCCGTTGATCACCGTGATCATGGGATACTCCATACCTCCTCCTGCAGCCAAAGTCCCATCTACCACAGTCACCTGGCTATAGGGGTACTCACCCACAGCTTTAGAATAGTGTCTGGTCCCATCGATGAGATATTCCATGCTCTTGGCCCATTGATCGGCATGGCGGTTCGTGTGTAGCACCCATCCGTCCACTTCCTTTCCTGAATCCAAACTGAACTGCTCATGAATGACATGGAATCGCTTATCAGCAAACCATGCGAAATCATGCACACTATCGGTATGATAGTGGATGGTCTTGGTCTCGGGAGAACTGGGTGGAAAGCTATTGTCCATCCCTTGCCAGGGTCGAGTGGAATGTTGCTCTGCCAATTCGAGCATGAATTGACGTTCTGATTCTTCCTGTAGCTCTCCCGTGGCCCCTACCACATAATTCCGAGGCAGGGTCAAAGTGACATGATAAGAACCGAATTCACTATAGAATTCCCCTTGGTTCAGATAAGGCATGGGATGCCAACCCTCGCTATCATACACTGCTGGTTTCGGGTACCATTGGGTGATCTGGTAGCTCTGTCCGATATGACCTAAGCGTGATATCTTACTACTCGGAATCTTGACTTTGAATGGAGTAGACAGGGTCATCTGCTCGCCTGGTGCCAAGGCCTTCGGCAATTGGATGTGGGCAATATCCGGATGATCATTATAGGCTGAGAATTCCACGGCTTCCCCATCGATGGTGAAAGCTAGGCCTTCGATCGACCCGCGTTCAGATTCCGTGCTGAATTCCAAGTCCAATTGCCCGGTATTCCTTAGCTGTTCTGCTAAGGCTGTCGTACGAGAACTATAGGCATTGGGCCACAAGTGGATGTAGATCTCTTCTAGGACATCGGCCGATCGATTGTGATAGACCATCTCAATCTCGCCTGTCAGCATATGGGCCTCATCATCCAGTGTGACCTCGATGGTGTAGTCCACCCATTGTTGGAAGTACTCCTGTGCAAGAGTGGTGACAGGAGTCAGTAAAAGGATCAGATAAAGGGCACCGCGCATCAAGCCGATCCGAAGATCTCAGCTAGTTTGTCTTCCAGTGCTTTACCGCGCAATTTGGTCGCTACCACATTCCCATCAGGATCCACCAAAACGGTGAAAGGAATACTACGCACACCATAATCGGCTGCAGCCACTGAATTCCATTTCTTCAGATCACTGACATGTAGCCAGTCGAGTCCATCTTTTTCAATGGCCTTGAGCCAGCGGTCCTTGCTACTATCCAGGGACACTCCGAGTATCTCGAATCTATCCCCACCGTATTTCTCATAGAGCTTGACCACATTGGGATTCTCCCTACGACAGGGTCCGCACCACGATGCCCAGAAATCGATGAGTACATACTTTCCTTTCAGACTGCTCAAGGAGACGAATTTCCCGTCTGGATCCTGCAGGTCGATTTCTGGAGCGGGCTCGCCAGATTTCAGCTTGGCCATGGCCTGTTCTTGCTGCTTTTGCTGAGCGAGGGCCTGCTCCATCTGCTGGATCTTCGAATTCAAAGAGGTCAGATAAGGAGAACTGGGAATGACCTCTTTCATGGCACTGCTCACTTTCTTGTATTCGGTCAATGCACCTCGGATATCTACTGCTGAGATGATACTCAATGCCGCAGGAGAATCCAGGTTCTCCATGGCGAGTTCTTTCAGCTCCTTCTCGAACGCCCGTGTCATCTTCCCTTCTTCCTGACTGAGGGCGATGCGTATCATAGGATCCGTATTCGTGGGTAGACTCTTGGATAGCCCTTTAACACTGTCCAGATCATGCTGGAATCGTTCGGTGAGCACAAAGAACTCTTTCATGACTTCACTATCTGGCGACCCGCTCACAGAATAGGTGCGAATGAAGTCATCGGCATCTCCTTCGATATGGATGTCGGTATGGGTGCTATCGAATATGAGTACAACTGGGTCTCCCCCGCCCACTGAAAGTTTGAAGTAGTCCAATGAGGGATTCTGAAGATCCAAAGCAAAGGACCCATCACTTCCTACCACAGCCGTACTGGCCGGAGAGCTTCCATCGAACACCTGTAGGCTTACTTCCTGTCCGGCTGCGTTCTCCAGATTTCCGGAAACGGTCATGGTACCTGGTCCTGAACTACATGCACTCAGAAGGATGAGCACGATCGCACTAGCTATAAATGTCTGTTTCATATTCACTTCTCTAATAATTCTCTCAATTTCTGACTTGCCGCTTTGGGATCGGCCTTTCGCTGTGACAATTTCATCACTTCACCCATGAACAGTCCCAACAGCCCTTTATTCCCCTGACGATAGGCCTCGGCCTTGTCCGGATATGCGGCAATGGCCTGCTCTACAAATTCGGTGATGCTGTCTTCACTGCTATCCTGTATCAGGTCCAAGCGCTCCGCGATCTGCAAGGGGTCCTCTTCTGAAACAAGCATCTCAGGAAAGATATTCTGGGAAGCGATCGAACTACTCACCTTGCCTTCTTCAATGAGACCGATCAGCGATGCAAGGCGTTTGGGTGAGATGGGGAATTCATCGATCTCCTTAGCCTGTTTGTTCAGCCAAGATTTGATTTCTCCCATGACCCAATTAGCAGCTGATTTGGCCTTGGGTGTATGCTCTAGGAGGGCTTCGAAATACAGAGCGATCTCCTTCTCTTCGGTAAGCACTCCTGCATCATAGGCGCTCAGACCCAGTTCTTCAGTATACTTCTTATGCAGTTCACGGGGCAATGGGGGCAGACTCTTACGCACTTCGGCCACATCTTCTCGCGTCACCAATAGAGGCTGGATGTCCGGCTCGGGGAAATAACGATAGTCGTGTGCCAATTCCTTGGAACGCAGTCCGAAGGTCCGATCATTGACAGCATCATAGCTTCGGGTCTCCATGTGGATGCTGCCACCGGACTCAAGGATATCGATCTGACGCTTCATCTCAAAAGCGATGGCCCGTTGTACATTCCGGAAGGAGTTCATGTTCTTGACCTCTGTTCGCTGACCGAGTTCCTTGATGCCCTTCTTCCGAACTGAGACATTCGCATCACAACGCATACTCCCTTCTTCCATGTTGCCATCGCAGACA is a genomic window of Flavobacteriales bacterium containing:
- a CDS encoding OsmC family protein — protein: MATSRIVYNGDLRCSLEHLRSGSVIRSDAPIDNQGLGEDFSPTDLTASSLGACMLTIMGIKARDQGLDIQGARCDVTKTMLDGPRRIGKIRVQIEMPSSVPEDKRKVLEMVAKNCPVALSLSSDIEQQVEFTYI
- the lipA gene encoding lipoyl synthase; its protein translation is MSEVTTTTKPKKRKPDWLRVKLPTGENFKKVRKLVDEHGLHTICQSGNCPNMGECWGAGTATFMILGNTCTRSCGFCSVSTGRPDDIDPFEPAKVARSVQLMEVKHCVITSVDRDDLPDGGSEIWARTVRAIRRKSPGTTMETLIPDFAGKWENLQRIIDVAPEIVSHNLETVRRLTKEVRIQAKYDRSLEVLRRLKQGGMKTKSGVMLGLGESRDEVLETMEDLRAVKCDILTLGQYLQPTPEHLPVAEFITPEQFDEYREIGLKMGFRFVESGPLVRSSYHAEKHVF
- a CDS encoding T9SS type A sorting domain-containing protein, giving the protein MKRTLPILLALIVASAICTLTIEKAEPTYKERASLDSPALWQGAKEVRYNLLKDPTTGEIDYQAIYDVQKTLAKMTPDRSAKNLDVEWTSAGPNNVGGRTRSVITYQEDPTRVLMGGVSGGIWRSDNSGEEWYRLESFDDNNVAVSSIARTTNGTIYVGTGNRYDTFIGNGLYYSTDDGASWSIVEDFTPSTTFNTDPWSEVNRLMADPNDDNKVWIAYGDGLATYDETNGFESVLDVNGLYCSTFDVSADGQRILAVVANQLYLSTDGGASFEDRMSNDFGDVPSGNVGRIEVAISKDDSDFMYCVVVNSGSYMRGFYGSTDGGATWYELHGDSNSGQLPFSPFSNEIQGQGIYDCALTVQPGNPQRAILGGIRVYDVELQSVNPPSSQWSLLNVNFTNDGGVNPQYVHSDIHEFHWDANGVFYIGCDGGIFKSFNNAGTFVSSNYENRTTQFYGIDFSNDGGIIGGTQDNGTHVISGFNISSNDSDQALGGDGFDCLISKFQDGLAFATIYNNDVYRTFDNGVTGINIVTPAEYPGPFWTIIDLYETITEENATEIVPFTAVDDISAGETIDYFSLSYDMPLSTVASENIAAGETVLLPDPAQSIFCVGGFGGFRMTRDATRNTVTAGDIQWATVSGLSGTVTSFEFSPDGDHMYVGTSGGRVYRISGLRDAFTASDLQSAGTSNRTQIFAGSGTIQDMAVDPNNPNRLAIARPGYSTIDHILISETAATATDDDSFVPAWNMPAGLERMPAYSVSFDVNNPDRIYAGTEYGVWVSEDLGATYEECNGAMGRVPVYALEQQTMTTEDLGPLPGVVLNEGTLYAGTFGKGIYYFGDYILNVDDVEGDDILSEVTLYPNPMNNEGQVRLDLMEASNVTMEIYDINGKQLESIQKGKLSRGEHLFRFDVSNFAEGNYVLSILTDGKRQSRAFIVTR
- a CDS encoding UDP-2,3-diacylglucosamine diphosphatase; its protein translation is MNTGKNIYFASDLHLGVDGTTSSLERERAFVRWLDEVGRDAEEIHLVGDVFDFWFEYSKAVPKGFVRTLGKLAELCDRGIPVYMYLGNHDMWLFDYLPEEIGVQIVDGPVIRNFGDKKFYIAHGDGLGPGDHGYKFIKSVFRNKVCQWLFARIHPNLGIRIAQYFSQRSRAAESEEYLAFLGEEKEWLIIHSNEILEQDASIDYFIYGHRHLPMQIDLAQGATCINLGDWISHFTYAVFNGEETQLLTYDRK
- a CDS encoding M1 family metallopeptidase, producing MRGALYLILLLTPVTTLAQEYFQQWVDYTIEVTLDDEAHMLTGEIEMVYHNRSADVLEEIYIHLWPNAYSSRTTALAEQLRNTGQLDLEFSTESERGSIEGLAFTIDGEAVEFSAYNDHPDIAHIQLPKALAPGEQMTLSTPFKVKIPSSKISRLGHIGQSYQITQWYPKPAVYDSEGWHPMPYLNQGEFYSEFGSYHVTLTLPRNYVVGATGELQEESERQFMLELAEQHSTRPWQGMDNSFPPSSPETKTIHYHTDSVHDFAWFADKRFHVIHEQFSLDSGKEVDGWVLHTNRHADQWAKSMEYLIDGTRHYSKAVGEYPYSQVTVVDGTLAAGGGMEYPMITVINGTSDAKRLEQVIVHEIGHNWFYGILASNERTEAWMDEGINSYYEQRYFKEKYPDPEKGWADLLGTVSEDMPQFAYRLMACRHQDQALATHSLEFSPLNYGAIVYMKGALLMDHWESIWGKESFDKAMQDYFQRWKFKHPDAQDLLSSLEESTGESLGTSFQPLVESVIKTDHAMTDYDRADNSIGVRSKTAYTGPIRVGFFKDGEQVDSQVGEGEVFRISSKEDFDRAIIDPDARSLQSVRRNDVIRSSGILEKWAMPEFRPVIGTGLSRRPKVYYAPALGWNTHDELMLGGYLSNLEIIPKPLEWTLIPMYSTGEDDLSGLGNIRLTIYPTETAPDRFEVGLQVKRFTSALEDDISHRYLKLRPSFTYTYQDPARHKASHDIFYRLHYIYQESTGSESTESSELVFNEVGYAYGRSQGLTDTDGGLMLEFHDAYQKVTGEFSVEQIFDKNKNAWRLRLYGAKMWTREFPPLGATLSLAGQGASRRIDGTYDDYRYDHLLLARGEMEDLVAQQWVGNRGGFIHRTPFGTTDDWVIALNGEVDLPVPFPVSIFGNYGVYATSNDNESLYEAGVRLSLIDDFFDISFPVLSSSSITDYYDFQEIEYIETIRFQLRLDRVDIRYLIDRLSL
- a CDS encoding redoxin domain-containing protein; translation: MTVSGNLENAAGQEVSLQVFDGSSPASTAVVGSDGSFALDLQNPSLDYFKLSVGGGDPVVLIFDSTHTDIHIEGDADDFIRTYSVSGSPDSEVMKEFFVLTERFQHDLDSVKGLSKSLPTNTDPMIRIALSQEEGKMTRAFEKELKELAMENLDSPAALSIISAVDIRGALTEYKKVSSAMKEVIPSSPYLTSLNSKIQQMEQALAQQKQQEQAMAKLKSGEPAPEIDLQDPDGKFVSLSSLKGKYVLIDFWASWCGPCRRENPNVVKLYEKYGGDRFEILGVSLDSSKDRWLKAIEKDGLDWLHVSDLKKWNSVAAADYGVRSIPFTVLVDPDGNVVATKLRGKALEDKLAEIFGSA
- the gatB gene encoding Asp-tRNA(Asn)/Glu-tRNA(Gln) amidotransferase subunit GatB, producing MGAPYDAYELVCGLEVHLQLKTASKAYSGDKNEYGALPNTLVDPLNVGMPGTLPVVNKRSVELAIRLGLAFDCEIAEEMHFARKNYFYADLPKGYQITQDTTPICSGGHVHIKLSDGRTRDIELTRIHMEEDAGKSIHDQDPFNTLVDLNRAGVPLVEVVSEPVIYDPEEAYAYLTEIRRVVRYLDVCDGNMEEGSMRCDANVSVRKKGIKELGQRTEVKNMNSFRNVQRAIAFEMKRQIDILESGGSIHMETRSYDAVNDRTFGLRSKELAHDYRYFPEPDIQPLLVTREDVAEVRKSLPPLPRELHKKYTEELGLSAYDAGVLTEEKEIALYFEALLEHTPKAKSAANWVMGEIKSWLNKQAKEIDEFPISPKRLASLIGLIEEGKVSSSIASQNIFPEMLVSEEDPLQIAERLDLIQDSSEDSITEFVEQAIAAYPDKAEAYRQGNKGLLGLFMGEVMKLSQRKADPKAASQKLRELLEK